The following are from one region of the Leptospira andrefontaineae genome:
- the uvrB gene encoding excinuclease ABC subunit UvrB, protein MSSIFKIHSNYKAAGDQVQAIEKIGQAFKKGEDKVTLVGVTGSGKTFTMAQVIANMGLPTLVLSHNKTLAAQLFREFKEFFPENAVEYFVSYYDYYQPEAYVPSSDTFIEKDMSMNEEIDKLRLRATSSLLERDDVVIVSSVSCIYGLGSPEEYVNSVVALQKGDIIDRDQVIRKLLHIQYNRNDTDFSRGNFRVRGDSIEVYPAYHTDAFRIEFFGDEVDSISRIHPVTAQVIAKQEKCFIYPAKHFIMAAPMIKDAVKRIKDEMAEQEIKFTKENKFLEAQRIVSRTNYDMEMLQEMGYCNGIENYSRHLTGRKEGERPACLIDYFRGDFLLIVDESHVTIPQVGGMFAGDKARKQTLVDFGFRLPSALDNRPLNFTEFESLTPKTLYVSATPADYELEKSKTRVEQIIRPTGLLDPNVEVRPTKNQVEDLLVEIRKRIDLGERVLVTTLTKKMSEDLSDYYKELGLKVSYLHSEVETLERIEIIRDLRKGIYDVLIGINLLREGLDIPEVSLVAILDADKEGFLRNYKSLIQTIGRAARNINGTAILYADKMTDSMTKAIEETKRRRTIQEEHNQKYRISPQTIKKEIADMIERTEKELAPEEYAAEEINKKFREKNFSSKEEMKEKIREEMLKAAKELDFERAALLRDKMLSIKVTPTEEK, encoded by the coding sequence ATGTCTTCTATATTTAAAATCCATTCCAACTATAAAGCGGCCGGGGACCAAGTCCAAGCCATAGAAAAAATAGGCCAAGCATTCAAAAAAGGAGAAGATAAGGTCACCTTAGTGGGTGTGACCGGCTCCGGTAAAACATTCACCATGGCACAGGTGATTGCAAATATGGGACTTCCTACCTTGGTCCTGTCGCATAACAAAACTTTGGCGGCTCAGTTATTCCGAGAGTTTAAGGAGTTTTTCCCGGAGAATGCCGTAGAATACTTCGTTTCTTATTACGATTATTACCAACCAGAGGCATATGTACCTTCTTCGGATACTTTTATAGAAAAAGATATGTCAATGAACGAGGAGATTGATAAGCTCAGGCTTCGAGCAACTTCTTCTTTGTTGGAAAGAGACGATGTGGTGATTGTTAGTTCTGTCTCTTGTATTTACGGTTTAGGATCTCCGGAAGAATATGTGAACTCTGTGGTCGCATTGCAAAAAGGGGATATTATAGATAGAGATCAGGTTATTCGCAAACTTCTTCATATACAATATAATCGTAATGATACCGACTTCTCTCGTGGGAATTTCAGAGTTAGGGGAGACTCTATCGAAGTTTATCCTGCATATCATACAGATGCATTCAGGATCGAATTTTTCGGAGATGAAGTGGATTCAATTTCAAGAATTCATCCAGTTACTGCTCAGGTAATTGCGAAACAAGAGAAATGTTTTATCTATCCTGCAAAACACTTCATCATGGCTGCCCCTATGATAAAGGACGCTGTTAAAAGAATTAAAGATGAGATGGCTGAACAAGAGATCAAGTTCACCAAAGAGAATAAATTTTTAGAAGCACAACGTATCGTGTCCAGGACAAACTACGATATGGAAATGCTCCAAGAGATGGGATATTGTAACGGGATCGAAAATTATTCCCGTCATCTTACAGGAAGAAAAGAGGGAGAAAGACCTGCTTGTCTTATCGATTATTTCCGTGGAGATTTTTTACTTATAGTGGACGAGTCTCACGTAACAATTCCGCAGGTCGGGGGAATGTTCGCAGGAGATAAAGCACGTAAACAAACTTTGGTGGATTTTGGTTTTAGATTACCTTCTGCCTTGGACAATAGACCTTTGAACTTTACGGAATTTGAATCCTTAACTCCTAAAACTCTTTATGTATCTGCAACGCCGGCTGATTATGAATTGGAGAAGAGTAAAACTAGAGTAGAACAGATCATTCGTCCTACAGGACTTTTAGATCCGAATGTAGAAGTCCGACCTACCAAAAATCAGGTAGAAGATCTTTTAGTTGAGATCCGAAAAAGGATAGATCTAGGAGAAAGGGTACTCGTCACTACATTGACCAAAAAAATGTCGGAAGACCTTTCCGATTATTATAAAGAGTTAGGACTCAAAGTATCTTATCTGCATTCAGAAGTAGAAACCTTAGAAAGGATAGAGATTATTCGGGATTTGAGAAAGGGCATTTATGATGTTCTAATAGGGATCAATCTATTGAGAGAAGGTTTGGATATTCCCGAGGTTTCTCTTGTTGCCATTTTGGACGCAGATAAAGAGGGTTTTTTAAGAAATTATAAATCTTTAATACAGACAATCGGTAGGGCTGCAAGAAATATCAACGGAACTGCGATACTGTACGCGGATAAAATGACTGATTCTATGACTAAAGCCATAGAAGAAACCAAAAGAAGACGAACTATCCAAGAGGAACATAACCAGAAATACAGGATCTCTCCTCAGACGATCAAAAAGGAAATTGCCGATATGATCGAAAGGACAGAAAAAGAACTGGCTCCTGAAGAATATGCGGCGGAAGAGATCAACAAGAAGTTCCGAGAGAAAAACTTCTCCTCTAAAGAAGAAATGAAAGAGAAGATCAGAGAAGAAATGTTAAAAGCGGCCAAGGAACTTGATTTCGAAAGAGCAGCGCTTCTCAGAGATAAAATGCTTTCCATCAAAGTGACTCCTACAGAGGAAAAATGA
- a CDS encoding HAD-IA family hydrolase, translating into MSSKEHYIFLDVGDTLLTMKKPAGEVYFEVLKEFGLDGSKHPNGYMERAFRKAYAHMTRHPLPDFRDKFHAHEDGSEGWWRELLGFFLKEIGSELEPDPIFQSIFKRFDEPSVWEIDPGFYDLVDFAKQRGSGLGIISNWDHRLKQLLASVGVLDYFYPVIVSAEFGYEKPSPLIFQEAEKLVGLSPDKLVYCGDKVELDIVPTRSRGWTAFHKHSEGDIRDLGELTAILKKG; encoded by the coding sequence ATGAGTTCCAAAGAACATTACATTTTTTTGGATGTGGGGGATACTCTCCTAACAATGAAAAAGCCCGCGGGGGAAGTGTATTTCGAAGTTCTAAAAGAATTCGGTTTAGATGGCTCTAAACACCCGAACGGCTATATGGAAAGAGCCTTTCGTAAAGCGTATGCTCACATGACGCGTCATCCGCTTCCGGACTTCAGAGATAAGTTCCATGCACATGAAGATGGAAGCGAAGGCTGGTGGAGAGAATTACTCGGCTTCTTCTTAAAAGAAATAGGATCAGAGCTGGAACCAGATCCTATATTCCAATCCATATTCAAACGTTTTGATGAACCTTCTGTCTGGGAAATAGATCCGGGCTTTTATGATCTAGTCGACTTTGCAAAACAAAGAGGTTCCGGTCTAGGGATCATTTCTAATTGGGATCATAGACTCAAACAGTTGCTAGCAAGTGTAGGTGTTCTGGATTATTTTTATCCAGTAATAGTTTCTGCAGAATTCGGATACGAAAAACCTTCTCCTTTGATCTTTCAAGAAGCTGAGAAGCTTGTGGGACTTTCTCCTGATAAATTGGTTTATTGTGGAGATAAGGTGGAGTTGGATATTGTGCCTACAAGATCCAGGGGATGGACTGCATTTCACAAGCACTCAGAAGGAGATATTCGCGATCTGGGAGAGTTGACCGCTATACTAAAAAAAGGGTAG
- a CDS encoding LIC_10730 family protein, producing MKIKFGILLFFFILNCFFAVDWSSDESGKIRGKGSVEDFPEAENANLSKQELSKRGKKGQFKTREEQELFDMMISAGSDQNTARNCAAKYGNCKSQCWTQYPIPKVETVFTAVTVDRKREDCIARCGNLCDDYIPSSSRGSMPNSGKGNYSDPNAPRY from the coding sequence ATGAAAATTAAATTCGGAATATTACTATTCTTCTTTATTCTAAACTGCTTCTTCGCTGTAGATTGGAGTTCCGACGAGTCCGGCAAAATTAGGGGAAAAGGTTCAGTGGAGGATTTTCCGGAGGCAGAAAATGCCAATCTGAGCAAACAGGAACTTTCCAAAAGAGGTAAAAAGGGGCAATTTAAGACCAGAGAAGAGCAGGAACTTTTCGATATGATGATCTCCGCAGGTTCCGATCAAAACACCGCTCGGAATTGTGCTGCCAAATATGGAAACTGTAAGAGCCAATGTTGGACCCAATATCCTATTCCTAAAGTAGAGACTGTTTTTACAGCAGTCACCGTGGATCGTAAAAGAGAAGATTGTATAGCAAGATGCGGTAATCTTTGCGATGACTATATTCCTTCTAGCTCCAGAGGTTCCATGCCGAATTCAGGCAAAGGAAATTATTCGGATCCAAACGCGCCCCGATACTGA
- the cutA gene encoding divalent-cation tolerance protein CutA, which translates to MSSSQEILVFTTLADRDLAEEYIAEMLQLGIIVSGTIFPEVALLYQWEGKLTIDSENKILLKAKADKYAAIEEYIMKKHPYLAPEIIKMDVSFGSDKFKAFIKDKIAKGG; encoded by the coding sequence ATGTCTTCATCTCAAGAAATTTTAGTCTTCACTACTCTGGCCGATCGTGACTTAGCGGAAGAATATATCGCAGAAATGCTTCAGCTTGGAATCATCGTGAGCGGAACCATTTTCCCTGAAGTGGCTCTTTTATACCAATGGGAAGGGAAGCTCACAATCGATTCTGAAAACAAAATTCTTCTAAAAGCAAAAGCGGATAAGTATGCTGCGATCGAGGAATATATTATGAAAAAACATCCTTATCTCGCCCCAGAGATCATCAAAATGGATGTTAGTTTCGGTTCCGATAAGTTTAAGGCTTTTATAAAAGACAAAATCGCGAAAGGAGGCTAA
- a CDS encoding ATP-binding protein: MSFSLGEIEARIRELLANGLTGNSQDFHAWIRMDTLRKFREEPSFSPDWVPKVLDELVTSGEAAKSKLDPREYTLSAESTLRKKTSKNEEYLLLGRTEFQPMQYVRSRMESFLRANGIDEDMIVDLTIGSIEAVENAVKYGDGGNVEVAYTIEKSGIFKIRLVNNLRELNIEEDIERGKFSSTATLMRGMMVMQKLFDKMDLEILEDKRQALFMAEKILPK, from the coding sequence ATGTCCTTTTCCCTAGGAGAGATAGAAGCCCGCATTAGGGAACTCCTAGCAAACGGTTTAACAGGTAATTCCCAGGATTTCCATGCGTGGATCCGTATGGACACTCTCCGAAAATTCAGGGAAGAACCTTCCTTCTCGCCTGATTGGGTTCCCAAAGTTCTAGATGAGCTTGTTACATCCGGAGAAGCAGCAAAAAGTAAATTAGATCCGAGAGAATATACTCTCTCTGCAGAATCAACTCTACGCAAAAAAACTTCCAAAAACGAAGAATATCTTCTTCTTGGCCGCACCGAATTCCAACCAATGCAATATGTAAGAAGTAGAATGGAATCTTTCCTAAGAGCCAATGGAATAGATGAGGACATGATCGTGGACCTGACTATCGGTTCCATTGAAGCAGTCGAAAATGCTGTCAAATATGGTGACGGCGGTAATGTAGAAGTCGCATATACAATCGAAAAAAGTGGAATTTTTAAGATCCGACTGGTGAACAACCTAAGAGAATTGAATATCGAAGAAGATATAGAAAGAGGAAAATTTTCTTCCACAGCCACTCTAATGAGGGGTATGATGGTTATGCAAAAATTATTCGATAAAATGGATCTGGAAATCTTAGAGGATAAAAGACAGGCCTTATTTATGGCCGAAAAAATCCTTCCGAAGTAA
- a CDS encoding type 1 glutamine amidotransferase domain-containing protein — MKTVLIPIPQIDFDPTEVSVPWKVLKENGYKIIFATPSGTSGEADFRMVTGKGLGILSPVLRAKNDDVLLYRELEKSNEFLNPKKYESVKLDSFDTLLLPGGHAKGMRTYLESDSLQKLVGNTFAEGKPVAAICHGVLLAARSKNPKTKKSSLYGLKTTGLLKSQELLAWNLTRAWLGDYYRTYPTPLQDEVISFLESSTDFQEGPMPIGRDSFSNIKPGFSVLDKSYLSARWPGDAHKFARELPEFFG, encoded by the coding sequence ATGAAGACTGTCTTAATCCCCATCCCTCAAATAGATTTCGATCCTACAGAAGTATCCGTTCCTTGGAAGGTTCTAAAAGAAAACGGATACAAGATCATATTCGCAACTCCAAGTGGTACCTCTGGGGAAGCTGATTTCAGAATGGTAACTGGAAAAGGTTTGGGAATTCTTTCTCCAGTTTTAAGAGCGAAGAATGACGATGTTCTTCTTTATAGAGAATTAGAAAAATCGAATGAGTTTTTAAATCCTAAAAAGTATGAGTCTGTCAAATTAGATTCTTTTGATACGTTACTTCTTCCTGGAGGACACGCCAAAGGAATGAGAACCTATTTGGAATCGGATTCTTTGCAGAAATTGGTAGGGAATACATTTGCCGAAGGAAAACCTGTCGCCGCAATTTGTCATGGAGTCCTTCTTGCCGCAAGATCCAAAAATCCAAAAACAAAGAAATCCAGCCTATATGGGTTGAAAACAACAGGACTATTGAAGTCCCAGGAACTTCTTGCCTGGAATTTAACTCGGGCTTGGCTTGGAGATTATTACAGAACTTATCCCACACCATTGCAGGATGAAGTAATTTCTTTTCTGGAATCCAGCACGGATTTCCAAGAAGGGCCAATGCCTATTGGAAGAGATAGTTTCTCTAATATTAAACCGGGGTTCAGTGTTCTAGATAAGTCCTACCTTTCCGCAAGATGGCCAGGAGACGCGCATAAGTTTGCTCGTGAACTTCCTGAATTCTTCGGATAG
- a CDS encoding rhomboid family intramembrane serine protease encodes MRLDITLITIIITGAISLYTLYVDQNLLDRLILRPFRDSKEGNYYTLATSGFVHADFTHLLFNMLTLYFFGRHVDMVLGPLGFMGLYLASILIANLVSFQKNKTDENYASLGASGGTSGIVFASILFYPYSKIFFFFIPIPIPGPLYAILYLAYSYYASKNRQDGINHDAHFYGALTGLAVAILVQPLSLIAFIQYVLGAFI; translated from the coding sequence ATGAGATTAGATATCACGCTTATCACTATAATAATCACTGGGGCGATAAGCCTTTATACATTGTATGTGGATCAAAATCTTTTGGATAGGTTGATCTTAAGACCTTTCAGGGACTCTAAAGAAGGAAACTATTATACATTAGCCACAAGCGGATTTGTTCACGCGGATTTTACTCATTTACTCTTTAACATGCTGACCTTGTATTTTTTCGGAAGGCATGTGGATATGGTGCTGGGGCCTTTGGGATTTATGGGATTATACTTAGCGAGTATCCTGATCGCAAATTTGGTATCTTTTCAGAAAAATAAAACGGATGAGAATTATGCAAGCCTAGGTGCTTCAGGTGGTACTTCGGGGATCGTATTTGCTTCTATCTTATTCTATCCTTATTCTAAAATTTTCTTTTTCTTTATACCGATCCCGATACCCGGACCTTTATACGCGATCTTGTATTTGGCGTATTCTTATTATGCTTCTAAGAATAGACAAGACGGGATCAATCACGATGCTCACTTTTATGGAGCGCTCACTGGACTTGCGGTTGCAATCTTAGTGCAGCCGCTTTCTTTGATTGCGTTCATCCAGTACGTGCTGGGTGCGTTTATATGA
- a CDS encoding serine hydrolase domain-containing protein, producing MGGLLVSSFFTSRSVKRFFLLSLVFLFISNCSALDWGWVKLPSGLAWDDQNETLDRNPVEGFRVEFPEELGLDSRPLVELSKKLRKEKTEVRSLLILKEGNLVFERYAGGISRNHNHNMYSVTKSVVSMLLGICYTNDCGVDLEDSLSSAESSLPGLLPSELKGKESIRLKDALRMSSGMGWDSFPKKEDIRTDADPLAIAWIPIVTSAPGTKFEYSNGDTQLVAGYLEAKTGKTLYEYSKNTAFSWLGFKGEEWNTSKSGRQTAGFGLRLRPIDMAKLGQLYLDGGKWQGRQVLKPEWIAMTLEPGVEKRYGLQFWIHEFEGKPSFMANGKGGQFIYVIPHRKIVLVMTSAIWDKAPDLVLTSALDAIKASLVSTDKIPSPDREEALLRELKISARTSLDPKLKEGADETRIAAEPGMKQNHP from the coding sequence ATGGGGGGTCTTTTAGTGAGTAGTTTTTTTACAAGTAGATCAGTAAAACGTTTCTTTCTTCTCTCCTTAGTTTTCCTTTTTATTTCCAACTGTAGCGCCCTGGATTGGGGCTGGGTTAAACTCCCTTCAGGACTTGCCTGGGACGACCAAAACGAAACCTTAGATAGAAATCCTGTAGAAGGCTTTCGGGTAGAATTTCCGGAAGAATTGGGGCTGGATTCCAGACCCTTGGTCGAACTTTCCAAAAAACTCAGAAAAGAAAAAACAGAGGTCCGCTCTCTTCTTATCTTGAAAGAAGGAAACCTGGTATTCGAAAGATATGCCGGAGGTATTTCCAGAAATCATAATCATAATATGTATTCAGTGACTAAGTCTGTGGTCTCTATGTTATTAGGGATTTGTTATACAAATGATTGTGGAGTAGACTTAGAAGATAGTCTTTCCAGCGCAGAGTCCAGTTTGCCTGGCCTTCTTCCTTCCGAATTGAAAGGAAAAGAATCTATCCGACTCAAGGACGCATTACGTATGAGTTCAGGAATGGGTTGGGATTCGTTTCCTAAAAAAGAAGATATCAGAACTGACGCGGACCCTCTTGCGATTGCTTGGATCCCAATAGTAACTTCCGCACCTGGAACTAAATTCGAATATTCTAATGGAGATACTCAATTGGTTGCAGGTTATCTGGAAGCCAAGACGGGGAAGACATTATACGAATATTCGAAGAACACAGCATTTTCCTGGTTAGGTTTTAAGGGAGAAGAATGGAATACATCCAAATCCGGAAGACAGACCGCCGGTTTCGGACTTCGCCTAAGACCAATCGATATGGCAAAACTAGGCCAGCTTTATCTAGACGGAGGAAAATGGCAAGGCCGTCAGGTATTAAAACCTGAGTGGATCGCTATGACCTTAGAACCAGGTGTTGAAAAAAGATACGGACTCCAATTCTGGATCCATGAATTCGAAGGAAAACCGAGCTTCATGGCAAATGGAAAGGGTGGTCAGTTCATCTATGTGATCCCTCATCGTAAGATCGTTTTAGTGATGACCAGCGCCATTTGGGATAAGGCACCTGATCTAGTCTTAACTTCCGCTTTGGATGCAATCAAAGCATCTTTGGTATCTACGGATAAAATCCCTTCTCCAGATAGGGAAGAAGCGCTCCTAAGAGAGTTAAAAATATCTGCCAGAACTTCTCTAGACCCTAAGCTTAAAGAAGGGGCAGATGAAACAAGGATTGCAGCAGAACCAGGGATGAAACAAAATCATCCTTAA